Proteins encoded by one window of Thermobaculum terrenum ATCC BAA-798:
- a CDS encoding DUF624 domain-containing protein, with amino-acid sequence MNVTENRIYKALEVLANFLFLNVLWLFVAAPIFTIFPATTALFGVVKDWITGKDNGFFFPFLRHLRKEFLQSLFIGAFWIPLGLILLLDIYAIYHMTGIIKLLLIPFTSIICLLYLAASVYIFPVAVTYRLKSLHIIRNSLLYALSYPHMTFVNILIATCIVYLAWLLPLSVLITPSVGAYTMYLLCNNVFLKVERIRGLSRSEEEIKS; translated from the coding sequence ATGAACGTCACCGAAAATCGAATCTATAAAGCCCTTGAAGTATTAGCTAACTTCCTGTTTCTAAATGTGCTTTGGCTATTTGTTGCTGCCCCAATTTTCACTATCTTTCCTGCAACTACCGCTTTGTTTGGAGTGGTAAAGGACTGGATTACTGGCAAAGACAATGGTTTCTTCTTTCCTTTTCTGAGACACCTAAGAAAAGAGTTCTTACAGAGCTTGTTTATAGGTGCTTTTTGGATCCCACTAGGATTAATACTGCTCCTGGACATATACGCAATATATCATATGACAGGAATAATCAAACTACTCCTAATACCATTTACCAGCATAATTTGCTTGTTGTATCTAGCGGCATCTGTATACATTTTCCCGGTAGCAGTGACTTATAGACTCAAATCCTTGCACATCATACGCAACTCTTTGCTCTATGCTCTCAGCTATCCACATATGACTTTTGTCAACATTTTGATAGCAACATGCATTGTCTACCTAGCCTGGCTTCTACCTCTCAGCGTACTAATAACTCCAAGTGTAGGAGCTTACACTATGTATCTACTTTGCAATAATGTATTCCTGAAGGTTGAGAGAATCCGAGGTCTCAGTCGCTCAGAGGAAGAAATAAAATCATGA
- a CDS encoding sensor histidine kinase, producing the protein MKDSSRAVRIYVFILAALVCCLFLISLTHTNSISYERFILILTFIVFMIAACLFPLEFAAGTRATLDTSVIFASALMFQPYVAMIIAGAGSVIAQLMTRRPFIQTIFNASQRMLQAGCGALLLMVLGWDYLRPDLGTLYSWTPLVLAAIAIFLINTLAVSMVVALQTGKSLVRIWTERARFGILEYISQLAIGALIVVVAYSNKWALPLLLLPAIAVYRALAHHVEARQITQRALDQQRTMTDVMVTSLAEGICALDKEGYITFMNPAACQMLRCTLDKVRNKSFVELVSVEGHDNSLLVNVPLEGKIYRNDDCTFRTLDGGTIQVACTSSPITLDGRIIGVIVAFRDMTEFRRLEQAREEYLSLISHDLRTPLSVVIGHSQILKTLLREKGLEREERNVDAIIGGGRQLTRMVENLLDRASLEAGAVKLKLQRVDLESWLPDAIERVTVPANRSRVHLVIERGCTLDVDVDRIERVLGNLVTNALKYSAPETDVIVRAKVSSNNLIISVKDQGPGIKPEDVPKLFQKYYRTNRGRNEGLGLGLYISRLIVEAHGGHIWVESEPSKGSTFSFSLPIHNLDRETIQADNNK; encoded by the coding sequence ATGAAAGACAGCTCTAGAGCTGTAAGGATATATGTATTTATTCTTGCAGCTTTAGTATGCTGTCTTTTTTTAATCTCCCTTACACATACAAATAGTATTAGCTATGAGAGATTTATACTAATACTAACCTTTATAGTCTTCATGATAGCTGCCTGCCTCTTCCCCCTCGAGTTCGCGGCTGGCACGAGAGCTACCCTTGATACCAGTGTCATCTTCGCCTCCGCTCTTATGTTTCAACCTTATGTAGCGATGATAATAGCAGGTGCTGGCTCTGTTATAGCTCAACTCATGACTAGGCGCCCCTTCATCCAGACCATCTTTAATGCATCGCAAAGAATGTTACAAGCTGGCTGCGGAGCTCTATTGCTGATGGTTCTAGGATGGGACTATCTAAGGCCAGATCTGGGGACTTTATACTCTTGGACACCTTTAGTACTGGCAGCAATAGCTATCTTCCTAATCAACACTCTAGCGGTATCAATGGTAGTTGCTCTCCAAACAGGCAAGAGCTTAGTCAGGATTTGGACTGAACGAGCCAGATTTGGAATCTTAGAATATATATCTCAGCTGGCAATAGGAGCACTGATAGTAGTAGTTGCTTACTCCAACAAGTGGGCATTGCCTCTGCTGTTGCTGCCCGCTATCGCTGTCTATCGTGCTCTCGCCCACCACGTAGAAGCAAGACAGATAACACAACGAGCGCTGGATCAGCAACGAACCATGACCGACGTCATGGTTACAAGCTTGGCAGAGGGCATATGTGCACTGGATAAAGAAGGATACATCACCTTTATGAATCCAGCAGCTTGCCAGATGCTCAGGTGTACCCTCGATAAAGTTCGCAACAAGAGCTTTGTAGAACTTGTATCAGTCGAAGGGCATGACAATTCTCTCCTGGTAAATGTCCCATTAGAGGGGAAGATCTATCGTAACGATGATTGTACCTTCCGTACTCTAGACGGTGGAACTATACAGGTTGCCTGCACATCCTCTCCCATCACGCTAGATGGTCGAATAATAGGAGTCATAGTAGCTTTTAGGGATATGACAGAGTTCCGTAGGCTAGAGCAGGCTAGAGAAGAATACTTATCCCTGATATCTCATGACCTTAGGACCCCACTGTCCGTGGTTATAGGTCACTCACAAATACTCAAGACCTTACTCAGGGAAAAGGGACTTGAAAGAGAAGAGCGTAATGTAGATGCCATTATAGGTGGGGGAAGACAACTTACCCGCATGGTAGAGAATCTACTAGATAGAGCAAGTCTGGAGGCAGGCGCTGTCAAGCTGAAGCTTCAAAGAGTGGACTTAGAAAGCTGGCTTCCAGATGCGATAGAAAGGGTAACTGTGCCTGCAAACCGCTCCCGCGTACACCTGGTAATAGAGCGTGGATGTACGTTAGACGTAGATGTAGATCGAATCGAGAGAGTACTGGGCAATCTTGTGACAAACGCCCTGAAATATTCTGCACCTGAGACAGATGTAATAGTCAGAGCAAAAGTATCATCTAATAATCTAATAATATCTGTGAAGGACCAAGGGCCAGGTATCAAACCAGAAGATGTGCCCAAACTCTTTCAGAAATACTACAGAACAAACAGGGGAAGGAATGAAGGCTTAGGTCTCGGATTGTACATCAGCAGGTTGATAGTAGAAGCACATGGTGGCCATATATGGGTAGAAAGCGAACCCTCTAAGGGCAGTACTTTTAGCTTCTCTTTACCCATCCACAATCTAGACAGAGAGACAATCCAAGCAGACAATAACAAGTAG
- a CDS encoding alpha-mannosidase — protein MDSPYETQLARIARRLEEIRLWRHAMECPVRDWTFISSKQEYSLKLGDFWPVVETPVRMKATAVVPAEWKGKAVNLELWLGGEGFVSLSNGVKGGLDPFHRTYKIADVAEGGESININAEVVPKGMFGQHVREPRIEWAQLIVPQQEVIDLDRDLTMILEASQQLGNHEVVPYLIGAAEEALAIISRAWPSNTEVTVRRLQEGYENPIGNGVTMVPLTYLREAIDINPFDRVIWNFPWSDKPAPPLPSEAVEAINEARKTLRSRLEEIKEKFPPHGAIALTGHAHIDLAWLWPLAETHRKVRRTWWSVVNLMKTYEDFTFNQSSAQAYEWMEHEDPELFGEIQKLVKEGRWEPVGGSWCESDCQITGGESFVRQLFYGQRYFQEKFGVRNEVAWLPDVFGFSGGIPQLLRGAGIKNFFTIKLTWNDTNQFPYHLFWWEGIDGSKVKAHIFYNPGQGYNGHIAPLDILGTWRNYKAKTLHPETLLAFGWGDGGGGPSARMLDNYQRLKDFPAMPRLRMAHVEDYFASLPDALPKWSGELYLEFHRGVYTSQAKQKELNRASEHRLLEAEMFAAIASRYGYTYPKEQFDAAWKDLLLCQFHDILPGSSIHEVYQDSHRMLENVISTAEAIRDEALAFIANVDSKGNEAHSVLIANASLKERPLTLIVRDLPSGATLVDQNGNTLPYQQVDEGVLIHALKSRIPACGWQVFQTSSELSGELEVEDQVSVKQAGEKITIENEYLFVEIDADGTLSRVYDKEVDREVLQGKGNQIWAYVDKPRMWDAWELEANYTAEGAPIDQVDSIEVLEAGPLRVAVKVDRSWRSSKVTQIYRLLSSSRRLDIETHIDWHERNVILKAHFPLMVHTRTATYETMYGVHQRPTHRNTSWDAAKFEVVAHRFVDLSETDYGVAILNNAKYGYGVLDSEVSVTLLKSAVYPDVIADEGEHKFIYSLYPHIGDWTEANVVEEAFWLNSPLVSVTTSGQGSNTSRFSLITSEGLPLAVGAVKVSEDGSGLIVRLYEHRGARGTAILSCGLSPISVQRVNLLEEPDTESAQPKLEDGKIVLSVRPFEVISLRLEF, from the coding sequence ATGGATAGCCCTTATGAGACACAGCTTGCTCGCATAGCTCGGAGGCTGGAAGAAATACGATTATGGCGTCATGCTATGGAGTGTCCAGTAAGAGATTGGACATTTATATCGAGCAAGCAGGAATACAGTCTGAAATTGGGGGATTTTTGGCCTGTAGTTGAGACTCCGGTAAGGATGAAAGCTACTGCAGTAGTCCCTGCTGAATGGAAAGGCAAGGCGGTGAACCTAGAACTCTGGCTTGGAGGGGAAGGATTCGTAAGCCTTTCCAATGGGGTAAAGGGTGGACTGGATCCCTTCCATAGGACCTACAAGATAGCAGATGTAGCCGAAGGGGGCGAGTCTATAAATATAAATGCTGAGGTTGTTCCCAAGGGCATGTTCGGCCAGCATGTTAGGGAACCTAGGATTGAGTGGGCACAGCTGATAGTTCCTCAGCAAGAAGTAATTGACCTGGATAGAGACCTCACGATGATTCTTGAGGCTTCGCAGCAGCTTGGAAATCATGAGGTAGTTCCCTACTTAATAGGTGCCGCTGAGGAGGCATTAGCTATTATCTCGCGTGCCTGGCCCTCTAACACCGAGGTTACTGTGAGGCGTTTGCAAGAGGGTTACGAGAATCCCATAGGCAATGGTGTTACTATGGTGCCTCTTACCTATCTACGAGAGGCTATAGATATAAATCCCTTCGATAGAGTTATATGGAACTTCCCTTGGTCTGATAAGCCCGCACCACCTCTACCTTCAGAGGCTGTTGAAGCTATCAATGAAGCTCGGAAGACGCTTAGGTCTCGCTTAGAAGAGATAAAAGAAAAATTTCCACCGCATGGTGCTATTGCCCTCACTGGACATGCGCATATTGACTTGGCATGGTTGTGGCCTTTGGCAGAGACTCATAGAAAGGTTAGGCGTACCTGGTGGTCTGTAGTCAACCTGATGAAGACATACGAAGATTTCACTTTTAACCAATCATCTGCTCAGGCTTATGAGTGGATGGAACACGAGGACCCTGAGCTATTTGGGGAGATTCAGAAGCTCGTCAAGGAAGGGAGATGGGAGCCAGTTGGCGGCTCATGGTGTGAGTCCGATTGCCAAATTACTGGTGGTGAATCCTTCGTCCGGCAGCTGTTTTATGGTCAACGCTACTTCCAGGAGAAGTTTGGAGTAAGGAACGAAGTAGCTTGGCTTCCAGACGTATTTGGGTTCTCAGGGGGGATACCACAGCTACTACGTGGTGCTGGAATCAAGAACTTCTTTACTATCAAGCTTACATGGAATGATACTAATCAATTCCCCTATCACCTGTTCTGGTGGGAGGGGATCGATGGTTCGAAGGTAAAGGCTCATATATTTTACAATCCAGGACAAGGCTATAACGGACATATAGCACCTCTAGATATACTTGGCACTTGGCGCAATTACAAAGCCAAGACTTTACATCCTGAGACGTTGCTGGCATTTGGTTGGGGAGACGGTGGTGGAGGACCTTCGGCGCGCATGCTCGATAACTACCAGCGTCTCAAAGATTTCCCGGCTATGCCAAGGTTGAGGATGGCGCACGTGGAGGATTACTTTGCATCATTGCCAGATGCTCTTCCAAAGTGGTCTGGTGAGCTCTACCTGGAATTCCATAGAGGAGTGTATACGTCTCAGGCTAAGCAGAAAGAACTGAACAGAGCCTCTGAACATAGACTTCTCGAAGCCGAGATGTTTGCTGCCATCGCTAGCCGTTACGGATACACTTATCCGAAGGAACAGTTTGATGCTGCTTGGAAGGACTTATTGCTCTGTCAGTTTCACGACATACTGCCAGGATCTAGCATTCATGAGGTCTATCAAGACTCACACAGAATGTTGGAGAATGTAATATCCACTGCTGAAGCGATAAGGGATGAGGCCCTGGCTTTTATTGCTAATGTAGACTCTAAGGGTAACGAAGCACATAGCGTTCTCATAGCTAATGCCTCTCTCAAGGAAAGACCTCTGACGCTGATAGTAAGAGACTTACCATCTGGAGCTACTCTGGTTGATCAGAATGGCAATACTCTACCATATCAGCAGGTAGATGAAGGTGTCCTAATACATGCACTGAAGAGTAGAATCCCTGCATGTGGATGGCAGGTGTTCCAAACGTCCAGCGAGCTATCTGGCGAACTAGAGGTGGAGGATCAAGTATCCGTAAAACAGGCTGGTGAGAAAATAACTATTGAGAACGAATATTTATTCGTAGAGATAGACGCTGATGGTACTTTATCCAGAGTTTACGATAAAGAAGTAGACAGAGAGGTTCTACAAGGCAAGGGTAACCAAATTTGGGCATATGTTGACAAGCCTCGTATGTGGGACGCCTGGGAGCTTGAAGCTAACTACACTGCAGAGGGTGCACCCATAGATCAAGTCGATAGTATAGAAGTATTAGAGGCAGGCCCACTGAGGGTAGCAGTAAAAGTGGATAGAAGCTGGCGAAGCTCTAAGGTAACTCAAATTTATAGATTGCTCTCATCCTCCCGCAGGCTGGATATAGAGACTCACATCGACTGGCACGAACGTAATGTCATTCTTAAGGCTCATTTCCCACTAATGGTGCATACAAGAACTGCAACCTATGAGACTATGTATGGTGTGCATCAGCGTCCCACACACAGAAATACTTCTTGGGATGCAGCGAAGTTCGAGGTTGTAGCTCATCGTTTTGTGGATCTATCTGAGACTGATTATGGAGTTGCCATACTCAACAACGCTAAGTATGGCTACGGTGTTTTGGATAGTGAAGTTTCTGTGACGCTTCTGAAGAGTGCTGTATACCCGGATGTAATTGCTGACGAGGGTGAGCATAAATTTATCTACAGCCTCTACCCACATATTGGGGATTGGACAGAGGCTAACGTGGTTGAAGAGGCCTTTTGGCTTAACAGTCCATTGGTATCTGTTACCACGTCTGGGCAGGGGTCCAACACTAGTCGTTTCTCACTAATAACTAGTGAGGGTTTGCCTCTAGCAGTTGGTGCTGTAAAGGTATCAGAAGACGGAAGTGGTTTAATAGTCCGGTTGTATGAACATAGAGGTGCAAGGGGAACTGCAATACTAAGTTGCGGATTGTCACCAATCTCGGTTCAAAGGGTCAACCTTCTGGAAGAGCCAGATACAGAATCTGCTCAACCCAAGCTTGAGGATGGGAAGATAGTCCTGAGTGTCAGGCCCTTCGAGGTTATATCTCTTAGGCTGGAGTTCTAG
- the gcvH gene encoding glycine cleavage system protein GcvH, with the protein MIPEDLKYTREHEWLRMEDDLAVVGITDYAQRELGDVVFVDLPAVGSTVQQGEIFGSIDSVKTASDLYSPISGEVVEINSALADDPALVNTDPYGKGWMIKVRPRDESELDNLLTPQEYREYVREE; encoded by the coding sequence TTGATTCCGGAAGATCTGAAGTATACTAGAGAACACGAATGGCTTAGAATGGAAGATGATTTGGCTGTGGTGGGGATAACAGACTATGCCCAAAGGGAGTTAGGAGATGTTGTCTTTGTTGACCTCCCAGCAGTGGGTAGCACTGTTCAACAAGGGGAAATTTTTGGGAGCATAGACTCTGTGAAGACAGCAAGCGACCTATATAGTCCTATATCGGGAGAGGTCGTGGAAATTAACTCCGCTCTAGCTGATGATCCCGCTCTGGTAAACACTGATCCCTATGGCAAAGGATGGATGATCAAAGTAAGACCCAGGGATGAGAGTGAGTTGGACAATCTTCTAACCCCACAAGAATACAGAGAGTACGTACGGGAAGAATAA
- a CDS encoding alpha-mannosidase produces MPSSHRPRIVYMVGNAHIDPVWLWRWNEGFQEIKATFRSALDRLKEYPDFIFTASSAAFYEWIEGNDPDMFEEIQKRVKEGRWHICGGWWVEPDCNLPSGESFVRQGLYGQRYFLSRFGITASVGYNPDSFGHNIMLPQILSKSEMQFYVFMRPGPHEKELPSRLFWWKSPDGSSVLAYRIPYPYCTDRGDLREHLLNCIADEDLDISMCFYGVGNHGGGPTRRNIESIISMGSEEDLPELVFSSPNMFFNAVSDLAQESPVIEDELQHHASGCYSVHSSIKKLNRLAENRLIVAEKVSSLANLLLRHPYPEDFDRAWKNVLFNQFHDILAGTSIELAYEDALYTYGEAISIADRNLNAALQSVSWKVNIEGDTHSLEDSKAVFVFNPHPWKISEIVEVESSLRKDLQYELVDASGGSHPFQYIKPDATTMSHRKICFVADVPAFGWQTYTLKPRSSKSLEEDTNPVNCIADDLRIETPSFVMQVDDSCGGIARLFDKRHNVEVFRSTAALPLVIADNSDTWSHGVFKFDDICGRFELAGSKLVEHGSVKSVIRTESHYGSSLLVQEFTLYPWRDQIDVNVVVDWREKHKLLKLAFPVNWNADYVTYEIPYGHITRPLNGEEEPGQSWVDISGVLESGQEYGLSLINDCKYSYSAFDNAFAITVLRSPVYAHHVPAELNPDVSYSYIDQGMQRFRYTLLPHSGSWRDARTPLAAALLNQPPIAIFESFHPGVLPPTYSAMEVSPSNVIVSVLKRAEDGYGYILRAYETNGEVVTARVRLFMLDLDIELQFAPYEIKTIKIDPESKQFEEVNLLEFAEGNS; encoded by the coding sequence TTGCCTTCCTCGCACAGACCTCGCATAGTTTACATGGTGGGCAACGCTCATATAGATCCTGTCTGGCTTTGGAGGTGGAACGAGGGGTTTCAAGAGATCAAAGCCACTTTCAGGTCTGCTCTGGATAGGCTCAAAGAGTATCCGGATTTCATATTCACAGCTAGCTCTGCTGCTTTCTATGAGTGGATCGAGGGCAACGATCCAGATATGTTTGAGGAGATACAGAAGAGGGTAAAGGAGGGGAGGTGGCACATTTGCGGCGGCTGGTGGGTAGAGCCCGACTGTAACCTGCCATCTGGAGAATCCTTCGTCAGGCAAGGGCTATACGGCCAGAGATATTTCCTATCTAGGTTTGGCATCACTGCTAGCGTAGGCTACAACCCAGATAGCTTCGGGCATAACATTATGCTCCCGCAGATCTTGAGTAAGAGTGAAATGCAGTTTTACGTTTTCATGCGCCCTGGGCCGCATGAAAAGGAATTGCCCTCGAGGCTGTTTTGGTGGAAATCTCCTGATGGTAGTTCAGTGTTGGCTTATAGGATACCTTACCCATACTGTACCGACAGGGGAGATTTGCGAGAGCATTTATTGAATTGCATAGCAGACGAGGATCTTGATATCTCTATGTGCTTTTATGGAGTTGGTAACCATGGTGGAGGGCCTACTCGAAGGAACATAGAGAGCATAATCTCTATGGGATCCGAAGAAGATTTACCTGAGCTTGTATTTAGCTCTCCCAACATGTTCTTTAATGCTGTTTCGGACTTAGCTCAGGAGTCTCCTGTTATCGAGGATGAGCTTCAGCATCATGCCAGTGGTTGTTACTCTGTGCACTCCAGTATCAAGAAATTGAACAGATTGGCGGAGAATAGGCTGATAGTTGCCGAGAAGGTATCTTCTCTCGCCAATCTGTTGCTTCGACATCCTTATCCGGAGGACTTTGATCGGGCCTGGAAAAACGTGTTGTTCAATCAGTTTCACGATATTCTTGCAGGCACAAGCATAGAGCTTGCTTATGAGGATGCCCTCTATACTTACGGTGAGGCTATTAGCATCGCAGATAGAAACCTTAATGCAGCGCTTCAGTCCGTATCATGGAAGGTCAATATAGAGGGTGATACACATAGCCTGGAAGATTCCAAGGCCGTATTTGTTTTCAATCCTCATCCTTGGAAGATTTCAGAGATTGTTGAAGTAGAGTCAAGCCTTAGAAAGGACTTGCAGTACGAATTGGTGGATGCTTCTGGAGGTAGCCATCCTTTTCAATACATTAAACCCGATGCTACTACAATGTCGCATCGTAAGATATGCTTTGTTGCTGATGTCCCGGCCTTTGGGTGGCAGACCTATACACTCAAGCCAAGGTCTTCCAAATCACTTGAGGAAGATACTAATCCGGTAAACTGTATCGCTGATGACCTTCGGATTGAAACACCTAGCTTTGTCATGCAAGTCGACGATTCTTGTGGTGGGATAGCTAGGCTGTTCGATAAAAGACATAATGTTGAGGTCTTCAGGTCAACAGCCGCACTCCCACTGGTTATAGCCGACAACTCTGATACTTGGAGCCATGGAGTCTTCAAGTTTGATGACATATGTGGAAGATTTGAACTAGCCGGAAGCAAGCTGGTTGAACATGGAAGTGTTAAGTCCGTAATTAGGACTGAAAGTCATTATGGGAGTTCCCTATTAGTACAAGAATTTACTCTGTATCCTTGGAGAGATCAGATCGATGTGAATGTTGTGGTAGATTGGCGAGAAAAGCATAAGTTGCTCAAGCTTGCCTTCCCGGTGAATTGGAACGCTGATTATGTGACATATGAGATCCCTTATGGGCATATTACCCGTCCTCTTAATGGAGAGGAGGAACCAGGACAATCATGGGTAGATATATCTGGTGTGTTGGAGTCTGGACAAGAGTATGGTTTGAGCTTGATCAATGACTGTAAGTACAGCTACAGTGCGTTCGATAATGCATTCGCAATCACAGTCCTGAGAAGTCCTGTTTATGCTCACCATGTACCTGCTGAGCTAAATCCTGACGTTTCTTACTCCTACATAGATCAGGGGATGCAGAGATTTAGATACACACTACTACCTCATAGCGGTAGCTGGCGAGATGCCCGCACTCCTCTCGCTGCTGCATTACTCAATCAACCTCCTATCGCCATTTTTGAGTCCTTTCACCCTGGAGTCCTCCCACCCACCTATTCGGCTATGGAAGTTTCGCCGAGTAATGTGATCGTCAGCGTGCTTAAGAGGGCCGAGGATGGATATGGATATATCTTGAGGGCCTATGAGACTAATGGAGAAGTGGTTACTGCCAGAGTAAGACTTTTCATGTTAGATCTAGATATTGAATTACAGTTCGCACCTTATGAGATCAAGACCATTAAGATAGATCCTGAGAGCAAACAGTTTGAAGAGGTTAACTTGCTGGAGTTCGCCGAGGGGAATTCATGA
- the gcvT gene encoding glycine cleavage system aminomethyltransferase GcvT yields the protein MSKNTRQTPLYHEHLKLGAKMTDFAGWEMPLQYEGVITEHQAVRTNAGIFDLSHMGEFEITGENAVHFLNYCLTNNAAKLKIGQAQYTLIPYTDGSVADDAILYRLDEDKYLLVVNAANTQKDLEWLSHQKLGFEKVNLEDISDRTALIAIQGPKSEGILQKLTSVDLRNLKYYHITKGEVTGIDALIARTGYTGEDGFEIFLPWDKATVVWRSLLDAGKDSGLKPAGLGSRDTLRIEAGMPLYGHELSEQVNPYEAGLDWAVKLDKGDFVGREALEREKQLGPARKLVGFTLLEMGVPRAEQPIQKQGRQIGFVTSGTFSPTLKKPIGMGYVPSLFARTGTLIDIVIRNKPVKAEIVQLPFYSRKRGGES from the coding sequence TTGAGTAAAAACACCAGGCAAACACCTCTATACCATGAGCATCTCAAGCTGGGCGCGAAGATGACCGACTTCGCTGGATGGGAAATGCCATTACAGTATGAAGGAGTAATAACTGAGCACCAAGCAGTAAGAACAAATGCAGGGATTTTTGACCTAAGCCACATGGGTGAGTTCGAGATAACAGGGGAAAATGCTGTACATTTCTTGAATTATTGCCTAACCAATAACGCTGCCAAGCTAAAGATTGGACAAGCTCAGTACACACTTATTCCTTACACTGACGGCTCAGTAGCAGATGATGCCATACTATATAGGCTGGACGAAGACAAATACTTATTGGTTGTCAATGCTGCCAATACACAGAAGGATTTAGAGTGGTTATCTCATCAAAAGCTGGGCTTCGAGAAGGTGAACCTCGAAGATATATCGGATAGGACCGCTCTTATAGCGATACAGGGGCCTAAATCCGAGGGGATTCTACAAAAATTGACGTCAGTCGATCTTCGAAATCTGAAGTACTACCACATCACCAAGGGAGAAGTAACAGGCATCGATGCACTTATAGCCCGCACAGGATATACAGGCGAAGATGGATTCGAGATCTTCCTGCCTTGGGATAAAGCTACAGTTGTATGGAGATCCCTGCTTGATGCAGGGAAAGACTCAGGATTAAAACCTGCAGGATTGGGCTCGAGAGATACATTACGCATCGAGGCTGGTATGCCGCTCTACGGACATGAATTAAGCGAACAGGTCAATCCGTATGAGGCAGGTCTCGACTGGGCAGTGAAACTGGACAAAGGAGACTTTGTAGGCAGAGAAGCGCTTGAGAGAGAGAAACAGCTGGGTCCAGCTAGGAAGTTGGTAGGATTTACTCTACTTGAAATGGGAGTACCTAGAGCAGAACAGCCTATACAAAAACAGGGTAGACAGATAGGTTTTGTCACAAGTGGTACATTTTCGCCCACTCTCAAGAAACCGATAGGTATGGGGTATGTACCAAGCCTATTTGCAAGAACAGGTACTCTAATCGACATAGTAATTAGGAACAAGCCAGTAAAAGCTGAGATAGTACAACTACCGTTCTACAGTAGAAAAAGAGGAGGGGAAAGTTGA